The following proteins are co-located in the Engraulis encrasicolus isolate BLACKSEA-1 chromosome 2, IST_EnEncr_1.0, whole genome shotgun sequence genome:
- the LOC134443519 gene encoding protein piccolo-like, which translates to MQKHNHDKKSFSQASERLPQNSTTSKPCPQQWSPSNSTTSKPCPQHWSPSNSTTSKPCPQHWRPQNSTTSKPCPQHWRPQNGNTSKPCPQHWRPQNSTTSKPCPQHWSPSNSTTSKPCPQHWRPQNGNTSKPCPQHWRPQNSTTSKPCPQHWSPSNSTTSKPCPQHWSPSNSTTSKPCPQHWRPQNSNTRKPCPQHWRPQNSNTSKPCPQHWRPQNSNTSKPCPQHWRPQNGNTSKPCPQHWRPQNSNTRKPCPQHWSLSNSTTSKPCPQYWRPQNSTTTFHHVMHE; encoded by the coding sequence ATGCAAAAACACAATCATGACAAAAAAAGCTTTTCTCAAGCATCTGAGCGTTTGCCCCAAAACAGCACCACCAGCAAGCCCTGTCCTCAGCAGTGGAGCCCCTCAAACAGCACCACCAGCAAGCCCTGTCCTCAGCACTGGAGCCCCTCAAACAGCACCACCAGCAAGCCCTGTCCGCAGCACTGGAGGCCCCAAAACAGCACCACCAGCAAGCCCTGTCCGCAGCACTGGAGGCCCCAAAACGGCAACACCAGCAAGCCCTGTCCGCAGCACTGGAGGCCCCAAAACAGCACCACCAGCAAGCCCTGTCCGCAGCACTGGAGCCCCTCAAACAGCACCACCAGCAAGCCCTGTCCGCAGCACTGGAGGCCCCAAAACGGCAACACCAGCAAGCCCTGTCCGCAGCACTGGAGGCCCCAAAACAGCACCACCAGCAAGCCCTGTCCGCAGCACTGGAGCCCCTCAAACAGCACCACCAGCAAGCCCTGTCCTCAGCACTGGAGCCCCTCAAACAGCACCACCAGCAAGCCCTGTCCGCAGCACTGGAGGCCCCAAAACAGCAACACCAGGAAGCCTTGTCCTCAGCACTGGAGGCCCCAAAACAGCAACACCAGCAAGCCCTGTCCTCAGCACTGGAGGCCCCAGAACAGCAACACCAGCAAGCCCTGTCCTCAGCACTGGAGGCCCCAAAACGGCAACACCAGCAAGCCCTGTCCGCAGCACTGGAGGCCCCAAAACAGCAACACCAGGAAGCCTTGTCCTCAGCACTGGAGCCTCTCAAACAGCACCACCAGCAAGCCCTGTCCTCAGTACTGGAGGCCCCAAAACAGCACCACCACATTCCACCATGTCATGCACGAGTAG